gtgccattttaaaattcgtcaatacgaactgttctgtcttgatagattctgccttttatttcgcattgcctcttttgctatgttggatgaatttctttgatccactaatgtccagtagcattatgcaatgtccagaagtgttaagaatgattgtgtcacctctgaatatgtcaatttatattgtgcactaaccctctaatgagttgtttcgagtttggtgtggaggaagttttcaaggatcaagagaggagtatgatgcaacatgatcaaggagagtgaaagctctaagcttggggatgccccggtggttcacccctgcatatatcaagaagactcaagcgtctaagcttggggatgcccaaggcatccccttcttcatcgacaacattatcaggttcctcccctgaaactatatttttattccatcacatcttatgtgcttttcttggagcgtcggtttgtttttgtttttgttttgtttgaataaaatggatcctagcattcactttgtgggagagagacacgctccgctgtagcatatggacaagtatgtccttaggctctactcataatattcatggcgaagtttcttcttcgttgaattgttatatggttggaattggaaaatgatacatgtagtaattgctataaatgtcttgggtaatgtgatacttggcaattgttgtgctcatgattaagctcttgcatcatatgctttgcacccattaatgaagaaatacatagagcatgctaaaatttggtttgcatatttggtttctctaaggtctagataatttctagtattgagtttgaacaacaaggaagacggtgtagagtcttataatgttttcaatatgtcttttatgtgagttttgctgcaccggttcatccttgtgtttgtttcaaataagccttgctagcctaaaccttgtatcgagagggaatacttctcatgcatctaaaatacttgagccaaccactatgccatttgtgtccaccatacctacctactacatggtattttccgccattccaaagtaaattgcttgagtgctacctttaaaattccatcattcgccttacaatatatagctcatgggacaaatagcttaaaaactattgtggtattgaatatgtaattatgcactttatctcttattaagttgcttgttgtgcgataaccatgttcactggggacgccatcaactattcattgttgaatttcatgtgagttgctatgcatgttcgtcttgtctgaagtaagagcgatctaccaccctatggttaagcatgcatattgttagagaagaacattgggccgctaactaaagccatgatccatggtggaagtttcagttttggacatatatcctcaatctcaaatgagaaaattattaattgttgttacatgcttatgcataaaagaggagtccattatctgttgtctatgttgtcccggtatggatgtctaagttgaagagtaatcaatagcgagaaatccaatgcgagctttctccttagacctttgtacaggcggcatagaggtacccctttgtgacacttggttaaaacatgtgcattgcgatgatccggtagtccaagctaattaggacaaggtgcgggcactattagtatactatgcatgaggcttgcaacttgtaagatataatttacatgatacatatgctttattactaccgttgacaaaattgtttcatgttttcaaaatcaaagctctagcacaaatatagcaatcgatgcttttcctctatggaggaccattcttttactttcaatgttgagtcagttcacctatttctctccacctcaagaagcaaacacttgtgtgaactgtgcattgattcctacatacttgcttattgcacttattatattactctatgtcgacaatatccatgagatatacatgttacaagttgaaagcaaccgctgaaacttaatcttcctttgtgttgcttcaatgtctttactttgaattattgctttatgagttaactcttatgcaagacttaattgatgcttgtcttgaagtgctattcatgaaaagtctttgctttatgattcacttgtttactcatgtcatatacattgttttgatcgctgcattcactacatatgctttacaaatagtatgatcaagtttatgatggcatgtcactccagaaattatctttgttatcgttttacctgctcgggacgagcagaactaagcttggggatgctgatacgtctccgacgtatcgataatttcttgtgttccatgccacattattgatgttatctacatgttttatgcacactttatgtcatattcgtgcattttctggaactaacctattaacaagatgccgaagtgccagttcctgttttctgctgtttttggtttcagaaatcctagtaacgaaatattctcggaatcggacaaaatcaacgcccaagttcctattttcaccggaagcatccagaacacacgagaagcaccagggagggggcacaggcccaccaaaccctaggccggcgcggccagggggggcccgcgccaccctatggtgtgggcaccccttcgaccctcctgcgccgcctcttcgcctatttaaagcctccgtcgtgaaaaccctgatacgttcgacgaaaaccacagaaaccttccagagccgccgccatcgcgaggccaagatctgggggacaggagtttctgttccggcacgccgccggagcggggaagtgcccccggaaggcttctccatcgacaccgctgccatctctaccgccatcttcatcaccgctgctgctcccatgaggagggagtagttctccatcgaggctcggggctgtaccggtagctatgtggttcatctctctcctatgtacttcaatacaatgatctcatgagctgctttacatgattgagattcatatgagtttgtatcacaatttatctatgtgctactctagcaaagttattaaagtagttctattcctcctgcacgtgtgtaaaggtgacagtgtgtgcaccgtgttagtacttggtttatgctatgatcatgatctcttgtagattgcgaagttaactattgctatgataatattgatgtgatctattcctcctacatatgcatgaaggtgacagtgtgcatgctatgttagtacttggtttagtctattgatctatcttacactataaggttacttaaacatgagcattattgtggagcttgttaactccggcattgagggttcgtgtaatcctacgcaatgtgttcatcatccaacaaaagtgtagagtatgcatttatctattctgttatgtgatcaatgttgagagtgtccactagtgaaagtgtaatccctaggccttgttcctaaatactgctatcgctgcttgtttattgttttactgcgttactactgctgcaatactaccaccatcaactacacgccagcaagctattttctggcaccgttgctactgctcatatatattcataccacctgtatttcactatctcttcgccgaactagtgcacctattaggtgtgttggggacacaagagacttcttgctttgtggttgcagggttgcatgagagggatatctttgacctcttcctccctgagttcgataaaccttgggtgatccacttaagggaaaacttgctgctgttctacaaacctctgctcttggaggcccaacactgtctacaggaaaggagggggaacgtagacatcagcgcgTCCTGGCTATCGTCGGTTACGACCTTGGTGGTCCGGTAGAGAGGCCGGCTGCACTACAGTGGACGAAGACGGCGTGAAGTCCTATAGGAGGGACGCAAAACTCGGCTGATTGGACATGATCGCCCGGAGCTATCACTTGCGCTTCCCTCTGCGGCAAGCTTTGATCCCATCCTCGGCGAAGCTTCCCTCTCCATGCCGTCGAGGACGCAAAACTCTGACTCCAGATATGGTTAAGAAGGTTGGTATCGGCTGTAACCTTCTTCAGCGAGCGGCGGGCATGAGGAGAAGCTTCACCTGATCTCAGAACTACGGCTGCTAGGTCTGCTTCGAGAGGAGGTATGTTGTGCGTGCGGGAACGCTTTTCTGCTTAACTTTCGGATCTAAACAGAGGAGTTGATGAGCGAATTGTTTAGGCAGCCATTGCTGACTGTAATTGAGAATGGAAAGGTGTCTAATCGTTGAATTGAGAGTGGGAAGGTGCCTAAATTTGGGGGAGGACGGGGGAGGGGAGAACGAACAATCCTGCGGATTTAATGAATCTACACATGATACAGTTAGAAAAAGAAGGAAGTCAATAATGATTTGGTGGGGCAATAATATCTAAACTACTTATAAACGCACAAACGTGGTAGGAACATTTGATCTCAGCCTTTTATCCCATCACATCTAACGGATTAGATCTTCCCAATGACGTACAGCCAAACTACCCCGTAAATCACTCAAACAAGCACCCCACTCCTCGCAATCTAATTTGAGTCTGTCGCCTCCGCCCCCAACGCCCACCCCCACTTCTGCTCGATCGTACGCCATGGCAGGATCGATGCACCTGCAGCACCGCCTCTGTCCTCCGCGTGGGCACATCGACGTGTCCCGGATGGCGAGCTCGACTGCATggttgccgccgccgcctcctgccgACCAGGCCGCCGCCGCTCGAAACAGGGCGGAATTGTGCTGCCGGCCACGCACGGATAAGGCCCCATCGCCCTCACTGCCCTGCCGTTGTCTCCGTGATATAGATGTATTTTTGCATGTCCTCCCCGTACAAACAATTCGGGTCGGTGGCCTGCCTGCGCGCACTTGCGTCTGCACTTTGCCAGTTTGGCCATCAAGAACTCTATTATTCTGCTTCCAGATAGTTGAATGCATGTGCCTGATCGTGTGTTACTACGATTCTGCATGATACAGCATATTCCCGACCCAGTTGATGTAAGTTGAGTGTGTCACggtgtttcaaaaaaaaagttgagTGTGTCACGGTACAAGAGGATTTGTATGCAAGGGGAATATAAGCTTCTTTCACCGTGGATTCAGATCCTACTCATGAGGGGAACTATTACTTAGTGCTTTACTGGCAAATTACACGGCAATGGATCTCTACATCAGTTCAGTCTCCAGTCATATCCTATCTGTTATCTTGGCACAGTGAGAAATCCCCGGTAAGAAATTCAGAATGTGATTCTGTCATCAGCTCTACTGCATGCAGGTTATGCAAATGTTGTCCCAACTGATGAGAGTGTTCAATCAGCCATGGCTTGTTCAGTCAGCTCTACTGCATGCAGGTTACGCTATTTTAGACTTTATGAATGTGCATGATAAACTATTAGCATAATATAAGCAAGATTTAGAGAATCTACATGAGCATTATGCAAAACTTCAGAGCTCGTATAACAAACAATTCATATTTCCACATCAAGTCATATAATTGAtgcattatattctgtttttgtgaTATTTGGATCCATGGAGGCAAGTTGATTACTGCAAACTGACATTTCCAATTATTTTTACGAGTCACAAAATAGGGATTATACACTTTGTTGAAATTTCAAGTTTTTAATGAAGTTATATTATATCTAGGGATTATGCAAACTGACATTTGATTAATGAAGTTTTTAATGAAATTTCACTCTGCATAGACGTGCGTTGCACGTGCACGCTTACTAGTAATAGGAAAGCAATGATCTCTTTTGACCTGACATTTGGGAGCAATGTAGTACAGGGAAGGAAAGCAAGGATTTGCTTTAATCTCACGGTGAACCTTGATGCGGAGATGTTGAGTAGAATTGAACGGTCAAGATATTCTcaatctccttcaccaaacgcgtTGTATGACGTACGACCAACTGGATTATAATAGTGAAGATGTCTAGATAAATCAAAATTTACTACAGAAATTATGACACGGAGGGATTACTTGCAGTAAGCTACCCTTTTGGCCTTATGGTTGGTTTTACCATGCACCAAAACAAACTTCCATATATATACTTCTGCATCTGCATTACACGTGCACATGCACGATATATGCCGATATATGCACGGTATACGTGTAGGGCCCTTTTGGCCTTGTGGTTGGCTTTAGCATATCAACTACCAGTACATCCTGCGTCTACTTCGTGCATGGCATCTCGTCTACCCATGTTCCTCCACCCACACATACCTAAAGGGAAAGAAAAGTCAGATCGGTCGATAGCCACAAGTATGCCAAGCAAAAGGAGCCCCTTTCAAAGGAAGAACCTGCGTCAAGTTCCAACAGTACGTGGTCGATCGTTCCAATGCTAAAAGACATAGATAGATAGAGCAGTACTAACAAGCTGTGCATCAGTGCATGCAACAGGTGGCAAATCCGTCACCGATAGGGGTGGACACAAAGCTCAAGACTCGAGGCTCGGCTCGGGCTCGACAAATCTTGGCTCGGGCTCGACTCGGCTCAAAGGTCGAGCAAGCTAATCCTAAACCTTACGACCAAGGCTCGAGGCTCGACAAGCCCGCTCGACGAAGCTTGCAAGCCATCTCGAAGGCTCGATGTGGTAAATAATAATTTGATGTGGCATTTACTATAATGTAACTATCCACAATTATAAGCATATATATTAATCCATAACATAATCTAACATGAAAATTCAACCACAAAAAATAATCTTAACTGTCAAGAGATCAAGCAAAGGTGATTACACATTAAGGGAACTAAACTATGTGGTCTATTATATATGTAGAGATCAATACATTGTAGGATACTGCATTTCTACGCCGCATTTGTGTTCTGCTCAGAAAAATTGAACAACAAATTATCATTTGTGTTCTACTCCCGACTCGAATCCTACAAAATTGTATTTGTACCCAATATTTTTTCACATCGACCATGAAGTGGAGGTCTCGAGGAAGAGCGGCCAGAGGAAGATGGCAGGAGGGGGGCCATGGGCGGAGGCGACAATGGCCGCTGCGCGGGTCGTTGTGTGCATCTGAGCGGACCAGGAGGAGCAAGCGGCGGAGGGGAACGACAACTGGAGGAGTAGGGCTAAAGGGGGTAGGTGCAGCCATGGGAGGAAGGGATGGGGGAGCGATCTAGGTGGTTGCGGATGGCGATGGTCGGCACTAATCTTGTTGCCTAGCGAGCTagcaggagagggagtggccggagATGGTAGGGAGTAACTGGAGGTGAGGGAAAGAGGGTGTGGTCAGGGTGGGACGCTGGGATGTGTGGTTGCCGACTCGTGAGCCGGCCGAGCCAAGCCGCAAGCCTATCTAGCCGAGGTTCGAGCCCAATTTCCAGACTTTCTGTAGCAGCAAGCCGAGCATAGGAACAATCTTAACTTGGACAAGATATGATTGAGGCGGTGTGTtagcgtgttagttgtatccgacCGTGTACATCAAGATTGTAACGCACCGAATCCGTAGATAAGGATCGGTGGCTGAAATATGTCTTGTAACAAACCTCGGTGTAATCCTTTTAGGGTTGTTGGTTAAAACGTCTATATAGACACGCAGGGTGTGCCCTCAAAGTGGTACGGCACCTTAACCAAAATCTCTACAACGGGGCCGGCATGTGTAGCCGTGACGTCGCCTGCAAGGTGAGGAAAGGACCTCACCGGAGCCGGCGGTGCGGGTGGAGGTGAGGCATATAGCAGGTTAAGGGAGGGGGTGTGGGTGTGCAGGGGAGCCCGTCGAAGATGGAGGAGAGGATTTAGAGGGAGGGCCTGTGGGCGGAGGACAGGTGGAGCTGGTGGCTCGGCTAGGGCTAGGTGGCGAGGTGGCGCGGCAGTGCTGCCGTCCACGAGTGGAGGTGGGCGGCATAGAAAGCAGAGAGTCGGGGTGAAGAAGGTTTTTTTGTTTCTTAATTAACCATGGAGACCAATTTTTTTGTTTGAGGTTACGGTGGAGACCAAGGGCCTGCTCTTTGCTGGGAGGAAGACGATGCGTGGATGGGCCTGGCCCAGCCACTTATAAGCCCACACACCACAGCACCGCCGAAGCCCAGGGTTACAGCTTGTGCGGATGGAGGTCCATGTTATACTGCGATAATCCAGTGGTGGAGTAGTTGTTGCAgataattctcaaaaaaaaaaaaagttgttgCAGATGCGTGCGCAGGCGCGAAATGAGGCGCAGCAAAACCGCTGGACATGCAGAGAGAGCCATGCGTTGGCGAGAATCTACCCATGAACCGGACGCCAGCCGTTGAGGTTGAGCACGCGCCGCATGCATGCTGTTCCGCGTCGACGGCTCTCAACACCTTCTCGATCCATGGTCTCAGATACTACTCCGTTTTATTAGCATCATAACGGACGGACGTACAGTCGCCCACAGGCTGGCCTACGCACAGCAGGGGGCCAACTGTCAGCGACGTTACCACGCATCGATCCAGATGCAGACGCGTGTGGCAGCCAGAGGCCGTTCTCGATCGTGCGGCGCTGCAGGTCGGCATGCCCCGGCCGTTTCCCCCCTCCACCGCTTTAAATACCATTCCGCTCCGCCCACATTATTCACCAACGCCACCGCTCACAAACCTGCACATACCACTCCATCCCATCCATCCTTGCACCAGAAAACCACGCGCCTCATCGGTCGACATCCATGGCGAGGGCGACGACCCTGGTACTCGTGGCGGCGCTCGCCGTCCTCCTCATCCTGCCCTCCGGCCCCGCTCGGGCCGCAGCCGCCCGGACCGCGCCGGCGGACGTAGCCGCAGCCACCACCAAGGCATCTGCCAACGAGGTACGTACGCAGGATCTACACTGTTTCCATTGATTCCTGGCCGGCCTTCGTCTAACCATAGTCTGATTTTCTTATCGGTTCCGTCTTGTTTCGTACAGAAGGTTGCGGCGGCTGAAGACCACGAGTGCGAGACGGTTGCCGGCGAGCAGCAGCGGGAGGACTGCCTGGCGAGGAGGACGCTCGCCGCGCACACAGACTACATCTACACCCAGGACAACGGACACAACTAGGAGTAGCCTGCATACATACATGTAACATGCGTCCATGTTATGATGCATGCATGGCGCATGTATGTATTGCTGGCACTGCCTCTTAGCTAGGCTTAATTTCGGCGTCTCATAAAAAAGGAATGAAGTTATGCCATAATTAAAGTTGCTTAATTTCTTGCTCCATATAAAAACGGCTGTATATACATGGATATGCCTCGATTGCTCGAGGTGGATTGATTTGTGCGCTCTAGCTGCCTCGTTTCTTTTTGTTTATTGAGAGAGAATATAATACTTTATTGATTAAATAACATCAATACACAGAGTCTTCCTAATGCAATCCGGAACAAAATCAGAAATAAAATCTGAACTATCACAAGTTTTAGCCAGAATGTGTGCAGCTTCATTCAAAGAATGCCTAACATGACACAAGTGTATCCGAAATGAAACCCGCTACCATGTGTCCATGGTTTTAAATAGGCAGCTATAGGCTATAGCCGTGGTCTCCTAAAACAGCTATAGCTAGGCTATAGCTGATTATTTAAGGACTTTGGTACTTTTAGCCAGGCTATAGCAGTTAGCCGCATCAGCTATAGCTGGCTATTTAAAATAGAGCATGTGTCTAATCTCTGTCACCACCGAAGAACAGCTCTCAGCCGCTTGATTAAGGATAGACACAACCAGAAGCAAATATCATCACCCTCTTGAAGCCCTTGCAAGGGTGATTTGACACCATTCGACGCAAGGTTTCGGATCGGTTTTTCGGAAAATTTTCGGAAAATCTCAGACGAAAATCTAAtgtcaaaatttgaaatttgggaCGAAAAATGACCGAAATTTGAACGAAAAATGACCGAAATTTGACCCAAAAAATGTAAATAACATGTAAGGCAGAATCTCCAGCAAAATAAACGAGTTATAGCATAATCAACAAACCTACCCCCGACTCCTGAAATCCAAACTTCGACACATTTTACCGAACTTTCATTTCCCTACTCCTTGATTTGACGCCAAAACTgtgaaggaatcaagtcttgcttTTCTACGGCAGTCGGAGCCAAACTTGACCAAAACCCATGACAGCTAGTTCAGTTACATATAACGCCGAAACTGGCCAAGTTTCCACACGCTCCATTTAATTCACAAGTCTCCCACGATTCATCTTCATCGCAAACTGTTCCCACACAGTGCAAATGGAACAAAATCAGTCACGAGGGAATTTAGAACGCTCTGGTGGACCATGATGACACCCAAACGATCCAAACCAACAAACACCTAAACAAATCAGAGAGCCAGCCAGTAGCACCAGTAGGTATACGTGCTCGGTGATACAGGCAATCTTCTGGACGCAAGAAACGGCCGGCAGCGAAGACTTTTCTGACGGAAGGAACGCAACAGGTCAAAACAACCGAAGAAACACAGCATATGCTAAACCAGATTAGGCGTCAGGCTCTGGGCAGCGACAAGGGGAGCAATTGACCTCCGCAGATGAGCTCAGGTCAGCAGTTTAGTATAGTGTATGAAAGGTTGACGACAGCTACGTACCTGCACCTGGAAGATGGATATGCAGATAAGTATGGGCATCCTCTAGAACGCTCTTGTTGGTGACATCCGGGCGTGATTTTGACCTTTGTAAACTAATTCATTCAACGGCAAATAATGTCTCTTGATTAGTGATTAATTATCATTAAGTAGCTGACTGAGGCTAGCACCTGTTCATGCCTTACTGGCTCCGGCGACCTGCCTCCTCCTGAACCAAGAGGGGCCAACCTGGTGTTCATTGCATATAGACATTTACATGTGTTTTCTCGGTTCTTAGGAGGTGACATATAAGTTAGATTATAAGATCTTATATGCATGCGACCCTGACATAGTTAGTGACATGGTTAGATTAGACGAGCAAACCTGATTACCCGATTGATGGCGACAAAGGGAGTTGACCACTGCTAATCATGATTCATATAGCTGCGCATATTTCTCCAGAGGCTACCAGAAGTGTGTATCCTCCCTCCTCTGACCAATACTCACCATCACATATGGGTGCCCAGGTATGAATATGCAACCTGAAATCATGCAGCGTTAGATACAAACAAACTTCCAGTCAAGCAATCTTTTATTACGAAAAGGATGCTGGCAGTAGACAATTCTTGCACACGCAAGTAAAAGAACCTGCGGTTCTGTAGCATTGTAGCTCGCCAGTTGATTCCGTACAAACTGCACATCGGTGTTCTAGAAAGGGCTCAAGCTTGAAACATGCGGGAGTGAAAATGAGAGAAGCAAAGACACGCAAGAGCGTGAGAAAAAAAATCAGAAGCCCTCCAAAATTGACATGGTGATGCCGATGTACCAGGCTTCACTCTGAAACTCATAACGAATCTGCGGTAAATGAGAATTTTCAAAGCATCGATTCCAGAATGGGGTTTAATGTTACTATATGTATACGTTTCAGCCATTCAAGATTTAACATACTTGTACATGATAAGCCCACTTTCATCTTAGCAGTGTGGACAAAAAATTTAACTAGTCTCTAGTTTGCGATCTCAATATGTTCTCTGGATTCATTTCATGATGAGAAAATTGTAATCAGCATTAAATCCCTTCCAGGACTCCCAAACAAGGATCATCATTATTAGCACAACATAAAAACATACCATCAATTGGACAGATAATTTCCCCGTACAATAATATAAACCGCCTGGTATGGACAGAGAAATTTTCTGAAGGTGTATTGACAACTCGGTAAGCACAAAGTGCAGTTTGTACAAATGGGGCCACGGTGAAACAGAAGCAAATAACACCATTGCAGAAATGTGGATATTCTGAATGTTCAGGCAGACAAGCAAGTTGAACAACCAAATAGATAATACAGATCTAGCCTAAGAAATTACGGATAAAACAGATTATGTACTGAATCATGTGCATCAACCTAAGCAACCAAAATCTCCACAGCTTGTATTGAACACCTGAATAATATGCTGTTCTGAGCAGATTTCAAAATATTTAAATAGCTGAAACAGTAGCCCTTTTTTGAGAGAGAAATCAGTAGCCCTTGTTAAACAtcatatacaaaaaaaaaaaaacactaccCTGTATTATTGGTTGTAAGAATGAAACGACCTCCACTTGCCATCgcccaacattttgcatcagtttTGATTTGATTGATTAGAAGTTGGATTGGTCTGTACTCATTTCTCAACACACGCCTGTTTCTTTCTCGCCAAATCAGCCAAGCTGTGAGCGTTGAAGCTCTTTTTAGTTGATCCATGCAGTCTATCTGAAGCCTGCACCCACCATTCTCTGAATTTGCTATCAATCGAAGGGACAGCCTGGGTGAGGTCTGCCCAGTTCAGAGTAGTGCTCCAGATGATGTTCACGACCGGGCATCCAAAGAACAAGTGTTGTGTGTTTTCTTGTGCCGAGTTGCAATTGCAAAACACACGCTTCTCATTATGCAGCAACCCTCTCTTGGCTAGTCATCAGCTGTCTATGTTCTGGCACTGATGAACAGCCAGGCTGCAAATTTGCAGCGCAATGGCGCCCAAGACCCCCAAATAGCAGCAGCTAGGTCGCACCATGTCGATCAAGTGAAGTGTGCGAGATATACAGATTTCGCTGAGTAGATTCCCTTCAGCTCCCACGACCACTTCCAAACGTCGGAAACATTGGACAAGTGAAATTTCTTAGTTCCTTCCAAAGCGTTAGCGCCTGATAAAAGGCACTT
This region of Lolium perenne isolate Kyuss_39 chromosome 2, Kyuss_2.0, whole genome shotgun sequence genomic DNA includes:
- the LOC127330288 gene encoding uncharacterized protein, giving the protein MARATTLVLVAALAVLLILPSGPARAAAARTAPADVAAATTKASANEKVAAAEDHECETVAGEQQREDCLARRTLAAHTDYIYTQDNGHN